The nucleotide sequence TCCCAGCCGTTCTTCGCCGCCTTCTCGGCGATCATGTCGCCCAGCAGCGCGCGACGCAGCGAGCCGCCGCCATCGACCACCAGCACCTTGCCCTTGCCAGACTCATCGGCCTGGGACTTCACCAGCGAATTGTCCTCATGACATTTGACGGTGACGATCTCGCCGCCGAAGGAATCGCGCCCACCGAAGTTGGCGAACATGGGCTCGACCACCTGCACCAGTTCCGGGTAGGCGTCACACAGGTCGGGAGTGATGTATTGCATGGGAAAGCTCCTTCTTAGGAAATGATCAGAGATCGACACCAACACGCTCGCCATCGTAGGCGAGAGTGAAGCGCTTGAGGCTGCTGCACGAGGCATTCAGCCCCGGCCCGATCAACAGGCTGAATGCCAGGTTGTGCCGCGAACAGCACAGGACCGCGCCAGTCAGAATCGCGTCGAGCCCTGGTGCGGGGAGCGGTTCTCGACAACACGCGCTGGCTCTTTACCACGGTCAGCAGCAAGCGGCCCCACCCCATTGAACTTGCTGGCGATAACCCTCATTGAGGTTGATCACGCGTTCAAGTGCGATGAACATGCCGGCATCCTCAAGCAGCCAGGCTGCAATGCGGCATATCTTAGCCGCATGCCAGAGCCCTTGTAACCTCAGTCCTGTGCGATCTCGCTCGGCAAACGCCCCACGCTCAGCCAATGCGCCACCAGCGGCCAGACTTCCTGCTGCGCCTCTTTGCTGATGAGCATTTCGACGTGACCGTAGTCACTGGCAAACCCTTGCTCCTTCGCCAGGCACAGATAGCGGCTCGGTACTGCCTTGAACTGCTCGGCGAGCTTGCGACAGGCCCAGGCCGGATCCTGCTGATCGCCAGCCGCGGTGACGGCCAACACAGGCACCTGTACCTCACTCAAACCTGCCCACCAGTCGCGCTCGGCATCACCGAAACGGCCAAACAGGCGATGCCAGCGCAGGCTTTCCAGCACCAGCCCCATCGGCTCGTCCTCGGGGCCGCGCTTGAAGCGAGAACCGGACACATGATCGAAGCCCTTGAGCAGCAATCGGCTCCCCCACTCCAGCGGTGGTAGCTTGAGTGGCCAGTACACGCGACTGACCTGGCTCCCAAACAGCGCCACCGATGCAGCCGACTGTTCGTTCAGATAATGCCCACCCAGGGCCGCGGCCAGCGTGATGCCGCCGAGCGAATGCCCCACCCAGTGCGGCATCTGCCCAGACTGCTCGCGGACGAAGGCTGCAATGGCCGGAAGGTCATAGCGGGCGTAGTCCGCCACGGTATTGCCCGAATAGGACTGGTTGCGCGGCGACAGGCCGTGCCCGCGCATTTCCGCGATCCACACATCGAAACCGGCACGCGCCAGGTGCGGCCCCAGGCCGATGCCTTTCGGCGAATACCAGAAGCGACGATTGGAAAAACTGCCGTGCAGCAGGATGACCGGCACGCCGCGCTGTTCCTGATTGGCCACGCCGAGGCGGGTCAGGGCCAGCTCCACGGAATAGTCGGGGCTATTGCCTGGTTTGAGGCGATAGACGTCCTCGCTCAGGTCGCCGCGAAATTCGGCACTGAGCAAGGCGACGGGGAACAACTCACTACTGCTTTGCATACTGTTTCTTGCACAAAAAAGGGCGGGTAACACCCGCCCTTCGTTGATGGATGGCGACCGGAATCAGGCCTGTTGCTGGCCTTCGGCGAGGAAGAACCAGGTGTCCAGAACCGAGTCAGGGTTCAGCGAAACGCTTTCGATGCCCTGCTCCATCAGCCATTTGGCCAGGTCCGGATGGTCAGACGGACCCTGGCCGCAGATGCCGATGTACTTGCCAGCCTTGTTACAGGCCTGGATGGCATTGGACAGCAGCTTCTTCACCGCCGGATTACGTTCATCGAACAGGTGCGCAATGATGCCCGAGTCGCGGTCCAGGCCCAGGGTTAGCTGGGTTAGGTCGTTGGAGCCAATGGAGAAACCGTCGAAGAACTCAAGGAACTCATCGGCCAGCAGCGCGTTGGACGGCAGCTCGCACATCATGATGACCTTGAGGCCGTTCTCGCCGCGCTTCAGGCCATTGCTGGCCAGCAGATCGACCACCTGGCTGGCTTCGCCGAGGGTACGCACGAACGGCACCATGATCTCGACGTTGGTCAGGCCCATCTCGTTGCGCACTTTCTTCAGCGCACGGCATTCCAGCTCGAAGCAGTCGCGGAACGACTCGCTGATGTAGCGCGACGCGCCACGGAAGCCCAGCATCGGGTTCTCTTCTTCCGGCTCGTACAGCTTGCCGCCGATCAGGTTGGCGTATTCGTTGGACTTGAAGTCCGACAGACGCACGATGACCTTCTTCGGCCAGAACGCCGCGGCCAGGGTGCTGATGCCTTCCACCAGCTTGTCGACATAGAAGCCAACCGGCTCGCCGTAACCGGCGATGCGCTTGTCGACGCTGTCCTTGATTTCGGCAGGCAGGCCCGCGTAGTTCAGCAGCGCCTTGGGGTGCACGCCGATCATGCGGTTGATGATGAATTCCAGACGCGCCAGGCCTACGCCTTCGTTCGGCAGCTGGGCGAAGTCGAAGGCGCGATCCGGGTTGCCGACGTTCATCATGATCTTGAACGGGATATCCGGCATGGCATCGACGGAGTTCTTGCGCACATCGAAGCCCAGCTGGCCTTCAAAGATGAAGCCGGTGTCGCCCTCGGCGCAGGACACGGTTACGCCCTGGCCATCGGTCAGCACCTGGGTGGCGTTGCCGCAGCCGACGACAGCCGGGATGCCCAGCTCACGGGCGATGATTGCCGCGTGGCAGGTACGCCCGCCACGGTTGGTGACGATGGCGCTGGCGCGCTTCATCACCGGCTCCCAGTCCGGGTCGGTCATGTCGGAAACCAGCACGTCGCCCGGCTGGACCTTGTCCATTTCGGACACGTCGTTGATCACCCGGACCTGGCCGGCGCCGATGCGTTGGCCAATCGCACGGCCTTCGACCAGTACGGTGCCCTTTTCTTTGAGCAGGTAGCGCTCCATGACGTTGGCCGTGGTGCGGCTCTTCACGGTTTCCGGACGGGCCTGGACGATGTACAGCTTGCCGTCATCACCGTCTTTGGCCCACTCGATGTCCATCGGACGCTCGTAGTGCTTCTCGATGATCAGCGCCTGCTTGGCCAGTTCGGTGACTTCGGCATCGCTGAGGCAGAAACGCGCACGGTCGGCACGGTCGACATCGACGGTCTTGACCGACTTGCCGGCCTTGGCTTCTTCGCCGTAGATCATCTTGATCGCCTTGCTGCCCAGATTACGGCGCAGGATGGCGGGACGACCGGCCTCGAGGGTCGGCTTGTGCACGTAGAACTCGTCCGGGTTCACGGCGCCCTGAACCACGGTTTCACCCAGGCCGTAAGCACCGGTGATGAACACCACATCGCGGAAACCGGATTCGGTATCCAGGGTGAACATCACGCCGGCAGTACCGGTTTCCGAGCGCACCATGCGCTGTACGCCGGCCGACAGGGCGACCAGCTTGTGATCAAAGCCCTGGTGTACGCGGTACGAAATAGCGCGGTCGTTGAACAGCGAGGCGAACACTTCCTTGGCCGCGCGGATCACGTTTTCCACACCGCGAATGTTCAGGAAGGTTTCCTGCTGGCCGGCGAAGGAGGCGTCCGGCAGGTCTTCGGCGGTAGCCGAGGAACGCACGGCGACAGCCATGTTGTCGTTGCCGGCGGACATCACGGCAAATGCTTCGCGGATTTCGGTGTTCAGGCGTTCGGGGAACTCGGCATCCATGATCCACTGACGGATCTGCGTGCCAGTCTTGGCCAGTGCGTTGACGTCATCCACGTCCAGCGCGTCGAGGGCGGCGTGGATACGGTCGTTCAGGCCGCTGAGTTCGAGGAAGTCACGGTAAGCCTGTGCAGTCGTAGCAAAGCCGCCAGGAACGGACACGCCAGCACCAGCCAGGTTGCTGATCATTTCGCCCAGGGATGCGTTTTTGCCCCCTACATGCTCCACATCGTGGACGCCGAGCTTATCGAGGGAAACTACGTACTCAACCAAGGTGAACTCTCCACTATGCTTGGCCCAGCCACGGCAGCGGTGCTGCATTCTGTGGCTTTGCCTCAAGGAAATAAGTCACAATGCCGGCCAGTACGGGCCCAGCAGAGCGGGCCTATGATAGCCAAGAATCGTTCCTGACTTAAGGCCTTTGGCGCAAATGAAACGAACAGCCTTCTTCATCTCCGATGGCACCGGCATTACCGCCCAAACCCTGGGGCAGAGCCTGCTGGCCCAATTCGAAACCATCAGCTTCACCAAGCTCACACGCCCCTATATAGACAGCGTGGACAAGGCGCGGGCCATGGTACAGCAAATCAATACGGCGGCAGAACGCGACGGCACTCGTCCGATCATCTTCGACACCGTGGTCAACCAGGATATCCGCGACATCATCGGTCAGTCGCAGGGTTTCATGATCGACATTTTCTCTACATTCTTGGCCCCGCTCGAACAGGAGTTGAGTTCGCACTCCTCCTATTCGGTCGGCAAGTCGCACTCCATCGCCCACAGTTCCAACTACATGGAGCGCATCGAGGCGGTGAACTTCGCCTTGGACAACGACGATGGCGCACGGACTCACTATTACGACAAGGCCGATCTGATTCTGGTCGGTGTTTCCCGCTGTGGTAAGACGCCCACCTGCCTGTACATGGCCATGCAGTTCGGTATCCGTGCGGCCAACTATCCGTTGACCGAGGAAGATATGGAGCACCTGCAGCTACCTGCGGCTCTGCGCACCTACAAACATAAGCTGTTCGGCCTGACGATCGACCCCGACCGACTGGCCGCAATCCGCAACGAACGCAAGCCCAACAGCCGCTACGCCAGCTTCGCCCAGTGCGAGTTCGAGGTGCGCGAAGTGGAAAACCTGTTCCGCCGCGAGAACATCGCCTTCATCAACTCCACGCATTTCTCGGTGGAAGAGATCTCGGCAAAGATCTTGGTGGAAAAAGGTGTAGAGCGTCGTTTGAAGTAACGCGTGACACCGATGAAGAGCCCGTCCTGTACGGGCTTTTTTATTGGCGCCAGCGATGGGAACTGCCCTTCAGGGCTCCGTGCGACTACCTTCGTCCAGCTCACGCTGCATCAGCACGGTATCGAGCCAGCGGCCGTGCTTTTGGCCAACTGCCTGGAACACCCCGACGCGGCGAAACCCCAGGCTCTCGAGCAGTGCAATCGCGCAGGATGATCGGATTCACGGCAGTTCTCGGCAAACGAACCGCCGGCGACCCTTGTACCGGTCAGCACAGGAGCGGCATCAGAACGCGTCGCCCGGCACCCGCACCCAGCCTTCCATCAAGATGCGCGCACTGCGGCTCATGATGGCTTTCTTGACCACCCATTCACCGTTTTCCTGGCTCGCCTCGGCGCCCACTCGCAGGGTCCCGGACGGATGGCCAAAGCGCACGGCTTCACGCTCACCGCCACCGGCTGCCAGGTTCACCAACGTACCGGGAATCGCCGCCGCCGTGCCAATAGCCACCGCCGCAGTGCCCATCATGGCGTGGTGCAGCTTGCCCATCGACAGCGCGCGCACCAGCAAATCCACCTCGCCGGCCTGCACGACTTTGCCGCTGGAGGCTTTGTAATCCCTGGCCTTGGCGACAAAGGCGACCTTCGGCGTGTGCTGGCGGGTCAGCGCCTCTTCGGCGTTTTTGATCAGGCCCATACCCAGCGCACCCGCCACCCGAATCGCCTCAAACCGCGCCAAGGCCTTGGCATCGCTATTGATGTCTTCACGCAGCTCGGTGCCTTGGTAGCCGATGTCTTCGGCATTGACGAATACCGTGGGAATCCCGGCAGTAATCAGCGTCGCCTTGAAGGTGCCAACACCCGGCACGTCCAGGTCATCGACCAGATTGCCGGTGGGGAACATTGAACCGCCCTCCTCGCCGTCATCCGACGGGTCGAGGAATTCCAGCACGATCTCCGCCGCCGGGAAGGTCACCCCATCCAGCTCGAAGTCACCGGTTTCCTGCACCTGGCCGTTGCTGACCGGCACATGGGCAATGATGGTTTTCTGGATATTGGCCTGCCAGATGCGCACCACGCACACGCCGTTCTCAGGAATGCGCGAGGGGTCGACCAGCCCGGCATGCAAGGCAAACGCCCCGGCGCCGGTGGACAGGTTGCCGCAGTTGCCGCTCCAGTCGACAAACGCCTTGTCGATCGACACCTGGCCGTAGAGGTAATCCACGTCGTGGTCCGACTGGCTGCTTTTGGACAAGATCACGCACTTGCTGGTACTGGACGTGGCGCCGCCCATGCCGTCGATCTGTGCCGAGTACGGGTCGGGGCTGCCGATCACTCGCATAAACAGGCGATCACGGGCCTCGCCCGGCACCTGGGCGCTGGCCGGCAGGTCCTGCAGGCGGAAGAACACGCCTTTACTGGTGCCGCCACGCAGATAAGTGGCGGGAATCTTGATTTGCGCTGCGTGAGACATGGCCAGTTTTCCTGAATTCGTCGAGTCCCTTCTCCCTCTGGGAGAAGGTGCCGAAGGGTGGATGAGGGTTGCCGTAGCGACGCCCCTCACCCCAGCCCTCTCCCAGAGGGAGAGGGCGTTATCGAGGGTTAAGCAGTTACCGTCGCTTCCAGGAAATCCTGGGCGAAGCGTTGCAGCACGCCACCGGCTTCGTACACCGACACTTCTTCGGCGGTATCCAGACGGCAGGTCACCGGCACTTCCAGGCGCTCGCCATTGCGGCGGGTAATCACCAGGGTCAGCGTGGCGCGTGGGGTGCGGGCACCTTCCACGTCGTACAGCTCGGTACCGTCCAGGCCCAGGGTCAGGCGGTTGGTGCCGGGTTTGAACTCCAGCGGCAACACGCCCATGCCCACCAGGTTGGTGCGGTGGATACGCTCGAAACCTTCGGCGGCAATCGCCTCCACGCCGGCCAGACGCACGCCCTTGGCCGCCCAGTCACGCGACGAACCCTGGCCGTAGTCGGCGCCGGCGACGATGATCAGCGGCTGCTTGCGTTCCATATAGGTTTCGATGGCTTCCCACATGCGGGTGACCTGGCCTTCCGGCTCGATCCGCGCCAGCGAACCCTTTTTCACCTGGCCATCGACCACAGCCATTTCATTCACCAACTGTGGGTTGGCAAAGGTGGCGCGCTGCGCGGTCAGGTGGTCGCCGCGGTGGGTGGCGTAGGAGTTGAAGTCCTCTTCCGGCAGGCCCATTTTCGCCAGGTATTCGCCGGCGGCGCTGTCCAGCAGGATGGCGTTGGACGGCGACAGGTGATCGGTGGTGATGTTGTCCGGCAGCAGCGCCAGGGGGCGCATGCCCTTGAGCGTGCGCTCACCGGCCAGCGCACCTTCCCAGTACGGCGGACGGCGAATATAGGTGGACTGCGGACGCCAGTCGTACAGCGGACTTTCCGCTTCTTCGAAGCTGCCCAGATCGAACATCGGGATGTAGATCTGCTTGAACTGCTCCGGCTTCACCGACGCGGCAACGATGGCGTCGATTTCTTCATCGCTGGGCCACAGGTCCTTGAGGGTGATCGGGTTGCCGGCCGGGTCGTGACCGAGCACGTCCTGCTCGATATCGAAGCGCACGGTGCCGGCAATCGCGTAGGCCACTACCAGCGGCGGCGAGGCCAGGAAGGCTTGCTTGGCGTAAGGGTGGATACGGCCGTCAAAGTTGCGGTTACCCGACAGCACCGCGGTGGCGTACAGGTCGCGGTCGATGATTTCCTGCTGGATCACCGGGTCCAGCGCGCCGGACATACCGTTGCAGGTGGTGCAGGCATAGGCCACGATGCCGAAACCCAGCTGCTCCAGCTCGCTCAGCAAGCCGGCCTCTTCCAGGTACAGCTTGGCCACCTTGGAGCCCGGCGCGAACGAGGTTTTCACCCAGGGTTTGCGCAGCAGCCCCAAGGCGTTGGCCTTCTTCGCCAGCAAACCGGCCGCCACTACGTTGCGTGGATTGGAGGTGTTGGTGCAGCTGGTGATCGCGGCGATGATCACCGCGCCATCGGGCAGCAGGCCATCCGCCTCTTCCACTTTCGACGCCGCCAGCATCGCCTCACCGGCAATGCCACGTTCCTGCAAGGCGGAAGTCGGCAGGCGTTTATGCGGGTTGCTCGGCCCAGCCATGTTGCGCACCACGGTGGACAGGTCGAAGCTCAGCACCCGCTCATACTCCGCGGTCACCAAAGCATCGGCCCACAACCCGGTGAGCTTGGCGTACTGCTCCACCAGCGCCACTTGCTCAGGCTCGCGGCCGGTGAGCTTGAGGTACTCGATGGTTTGCTGGTCGATGTAGAACATCGAGGCGGTGGCGCCGTATTCCGGGCACA is from Pseudomonas sp. PDM14 and encodes:
- the acnD gene encoding Fe/S-dependent 2-methylisocitrate dehydratase AcnD, whose amino-acid sequence is MNTLYRKNLPGSALDYYDTREAVDAIEPGAYAKLPYTSRVLAEQLVRRCDPAMLTDSLKQLIERKRDLDFPWYPARVVCHDILGQTALVDLAGLRDAIADKGGDPAKVNPVVPTQLIVDHSLAVEFAGFDPDAFEKNRVVEERRNEDRFHFIEWTKTAFKNVDVIPAGNGIMHQINLEKMSPVIQARDGVAYPDTCVGTDSHTPHVDALGVIAIGVGGLEAETVMLGRASMMRLPDIVGVQLTGKRQPGITATDIVLAITEFLRKERVVGAYVEFFGEGADSLSIGDRATISNMCPEYGATASMFYIDQQTIEYLKLTGREPEQVALVEQYAKLTGLWADALVTAEYERVLSFDLSTVVRNMAGPSNPHKRLPTSALQERGIAGEAMLAASKVEEADGLLPDGAVIIAAITSCTNTSNPRNVVAAGLLAKKANALGLLRKPWVKTSFAPGSKVAKLYLEEAGLLSELEQLGFGIVAYACTTCNGMSGALDPVIQQEIIDRDLYATAVLSGNRNFDGRIHPYAKQAFLASPPLVVAYAIAGTVRFDIEQDVLGHDPAGNPITLKDLWPSDEEIDAIVAASVKPEQFKQIYIPMFDLGSFEEAESPLYDWRPQSTYIRRPPYWEGALAGERTLKGMRPLALLPDNITTDHLSPSNAILLDSAAGEYLAKMGLPEEDFNSYATHRGDHLTAQRATFANPQLVNEMAVVDGQVKKGSLARIEPEGQVTRMWEAIETYMERKQPLIIVAGADYGQGSSRDWAAKGVRLAGVEAIAAEGFERIHRTNLVGMGVLPLEFKPGTNRLTLGLDGTELYDVEGARTPRATLTLVITRRNGERLEVPVTCRLDTAEEVSVYEAGGVLQRFAQDFLEATVTA
- the ppsA gene encoding phosphoenolpyruvate synthase, giving the protein MVEYVVSLDKLGVHDVEHVGGKNASLGEMISNLAGAGVSVPGGFATTAQAYRDFLELSGLNDRIHAALDALDVDDVNALAKTGTQIRQWIMDAEFPERLNTEIREAFAVMSAGNDNMAVAVRSSATAEDLPDASFAGQQETFLNIRGVENVIRAAKEVFASLFNDRAISYRVHQGFDHKLVALSAGVQRMVRSETGTAGVMFTLDTESGFRDVVFITGAYGLGETVVQGAVNPDEFYVHKPTLEAGRPAILRRNLGSKAIKMIYGEEAKAGKSVKTVDVDRADRARFCLSDAEVTELAKQALIIEKHYERPMDIEWAKDGDDGKLYIVQARPETVKSRTTANVMERYLLKEKGTVLVEGRAIGQRIGAGQVRVINDVSEMDKVQPGDVLVSDMTDPDWEPVMKRASAIVTNRGGRTCHAAIIARELGIPAVVGCGNATQVLTDGQGVTVSCAEGDTGFIFEGQLGFDVRKNSVDAMPDIPFKIMMNVGNPDRAFDFAQLPNEGVGLARLEFIINRMIGVHPKALLNYAGLPAEIKDSVDKRIAGYGEPVGFYVDKLVEGISTLAAAFWPKKVIVRLSDFKSNEYANLIGGKLYEPEEENPMLGFRGASRYISESFRDCFELECRALKKVRNEMGLTNVEIMVPFVRTLGEASQVVDLLASNGLKRGENGLKVIMMCELPSNALLADEFLEFFDGFSIGSNDLTQLTLGLDRDSGIIAHLFDERNPAVKKLLSNAIQACNKAGKYIGICGQGPSDHPDLAKWLMEQGIESVSLNPDSVLDTWFFLAEGQQQA
- the prpF gene encoding 2-methylaconitate cis-trans isomerase PrpF; its protein translation is MSHAAQIKIPATYLRGGTSKGVFFRLQDLPASAQVPGEARDRLFMRVIGSPDPYSAQIDGMGGATSSTSKCVILSKSSQSDHDVDYLYGQVSIDKAFVDWSGNCGNLSTGAGAFALHAGLVDPSRIPENGVCVVRIWQANIQKTIIAHVPVSNGQVQETGDFELDGVTFPAAEIVLEFLDPSDDGEEGGSMFPTGNLVDDLDVPGVGTFKATLITAGIPTVFVNAEDIGYQGTELREDINSDAKALARFEAIRVAGALGMGLIKNAEEALTRQHTPKVAFVAKARDYKASSGKVVQAGEVDLLVRALSMGKLHHAMMGTAAVAIGTAAAIPGTLVNLAAGGGEREAVRFGHPSGTLRVGAEASQENGEWVVKKAIMSRSARILMEGWVRVPGDAF
- the rraA gene encoding ribonuclease E activity regulator RraA; this translates as MQYITPDLCDAYPELVQVVEPMFANFGGRDSFGGEIVTVKCHEDNSLVKSQADESGKGKVLVVDGGGSLRRALLGDMIAEKAAKNGWEGMVIYGCVRDVDVLAQTDLGVQALASNPLKTDKRNIGDLNVVVTFGGVTFRPGEFVYADNNGIVVSPQALKMPE
- a CDS encoding alpha/beta fold hydrolase, which gives rise to MQSSSELFPVALLSAEFRGDLSEDVYRLKPGNSPDYSVELALTRLGVANQEQRGVPVILLHGSFSNRRFWYSPKGIGLGPHLARAGFDVWIAEMRGHGLSPRNQSYSGNTVADYARYDLPAIAAFVREQSGQMPHWVGHSLGGITLAAALGGHYLNEQSAASVALFGSQVSRVYWPLKLPPLEWGSRLLLKGFDHVSGSRFKRGPEDEPMGLVLESLRWHRLFGRFGDAERDWWAGLSEVQVPVLAVTAAGDQQDPAWACRKLAEQFKAVPSRYLCLAKEQGFASDYGHVEMLISKEAQQEVWPLVAHWLSVGRLPSEIAQD
- a CDS encoding pyruvate, water dikinase regulatory protein, which gives rise to MKRTAFFISDGTGITAQTLGQSLLAQFETISFTKLTRPYIDSVDKARAMVQQINTAAERDGTRPIIFDTVVNQDIRDIIGQSQGFMIDIFSTFLAPLEQELSSHSSYSVGKSHSIAHSSNYMERIEAVNFALDNDDGARTHYYDKADLILVGVSRCGKTPTCLYMAMQFGIRAANYPLTEEDMEHLQLPAALRTYKHKLFGLTIDPDRLAAIRNERKPNSRYASFAQCEFEVREVENLFRRENIAFINSTHFSVEEISAKILVEKGVERRLK